A window of Kineococcus sp. NBC_00420 genomic DNA:
AGGTGACGCGTCCGTCGGGATCGACCTCTTCGGTGAGGGTGGCGATGCGGGCGCCGAGGCGTTCGGCGTGGTCTTCGATGGTGCGGGCCTGGTAGCGGGTGACGCTGCCGTTGGCGACGGCTTGCCAGAGGGTGCGGTGGTCGTGGCCTCTGCGCCAGGCGTTGTGGATGGTGGCGCGGGCGCGGTCGAAGTCCATACCTTCGTCGCGGGAGTACTCCTCGGCGACGAGGTCGACGGCAGCCTCCCGGCGGTCGAACCCGGATCCCGTGATGGTGACGCCGCGGTCCTCGAGCTGGTCGAGGTCGGGGTGGGGGGAGTCGTGGACCATCCGGACGGTGTCGGCGACGCCGAGGAAGAAGAGGGCGTGGGCGGCGTCGGCGAAGCGGCGGTACTTGCCTGGCAGGCCGAAGGCGACCCCGGTGGGGGCCTCTTCCGTCCGCTCTGCGAGTGCCGCCGTCATGTCCTGAGTCTATCGTGTTCGAGCCTTTCGAACAAGCAAACAGTCTGTGCTGCAACGCTTTCACTGAGTCATGCAGATGCCAGCCCTTGACGGATCCGACGCTCGACCTCTATGGCGTGTCCTGCGGATCAAGAAGACGGCTGACATCGAGTCGGCGTGATCGTGCTTGCATGCGGCGGGAGAACAAACCAGTGACACCTTCGAACGCTTGTGCGAGCATGAGTGCGTCGTTCGGGAAGTACTGGCGCAGTAGCAGCTTCGTCAGCACTCCTCGATGTGCGTCTACGGGTGGAGGTTGTGTGTTCAAGTCCTTGACCATCGGATCGTCGCCGGTAGCGACCGTCGACCTGAACCTGATCTCTGTTGAAGCGACGCAGGCCACGTTCACGATGAGCGTTCGTCACGCCAGCCCCGCGACGCATGACGTCACCTCTGACCTGTTCGATGAAGCCGTCGCTTTCGGCGAAGATCCAGGCGGCCCAGCGAGGCTACGACTGACGTTGAACTTCTCTGACGGGCAGTCGGTGGACAACGTGTCCTCACTACAGCGGCAAGCCCCCACCAGCGGTGGTAGCGAACACTCCTCACCATCGGCCAGCGACTTGCCCCTGCTGGCCGGCGGTGAAGGCGGCTCGTACATGACCGACGACGACCCGACGCGAACCGCAGAACGGACTTTCCGGCTGCAGCCCCTGCCGGCGGGGAAGCTGGTGAGCATCGACTTCCGGTGGCCGGGACTGCAGATCCCTGACACGCGCACCGGGTGGACGTAACCCTTCTCGAGTCCGCCGTAGTTCCGTCGCGATTCCGTGGTGGTTCGACTCACGTCGTGGCGCGGTTCATCGAAGGTGCAGCATGATGCAAGCGAGGATCACCTCGTGCGGAAGTAGGCAGCGCGTTTGGTGTAGCGGGTGGCGAAGGCGCGGAACTGTTTGAGCCGGTTGATGCAGCGCTCGACGACGTTGCGCTGACGATAGATCTCGGAGTCGAAGGCGGGTGGCCGTCCACCGGCGGAGCCCTTGGTTTAGCGCCGGGCGATCTGGTCGCTCTTCTCCGGAATGGTCGCTTTGATGCGTCTGCGCCGCAGCGCTTTGCGTGTGGGGCGTGGGTGTAGGCCTTGTCGGCGATGACCCGCTCGACGTTCAGGCGTCGGTTGTCCTCATGCCCACTGCCGCGCAGCGCGGCCAAGGCGTCCAGCAGTGGCAGCAGTTGCGGGTTGTCGCCGGCCTGACCCGGGGTGAGGATCACTGCGAGCGGTGACCCGGACGCGTCGACGGCCAGGTGCAGCTTGGACGTCATCCTCCGGGGAGCGCCCGAGGCACTCCCCCTCGACCGCGAGGGTTTCGATCCAGGATGCACAGCCCCCTTCTTCCGGGCACCGGCTGCTTGCTGGTGGGCCCGGACGTGGGTGGAGTCAATGCTGACCACCGCAGCGACGGCTTCATCGAAGGAACCGATGGAGTCGTCCTTGACGACGACCTCGGCCAGGATCCGATCCCAGGTCCCATCGGCGGTCCACTTCCGTAGCCGCTCATGCGCTGCCTTCCACGGTCCGCAACGTTCTGGGAGGTCCCGCCAGGGTGTGCCGGTCCGCAGCTTCCACAGGATGGCGTTGAGGACCTGGCGGTGATCGGGCCAGCGCCCACCACGTTGCACCATATGGAGGCAACAGCGGTTCGATCGGCCATCTGTGCCCATGCCTTGTTGGTGACCTCGCCCCGGCCTACTCCACCCACGGGGTCATGATGACGCAGCTACGAGATCCGCAGGACATGCCTCTGGACGGCGAACCGCTGTGCAGAGGCGAACAGCACGGGCCGGTGCCGGGGCGTCCCGACGGTTCCCCGCCTACTGCTGGAGCGGCAGGATCGTGGCGAGCGAGTCCAGGGCGCCCAGACGGTCCTCACC
This region includes:
- a CDS encoding IS5 family transposase, which translates into the protein MGTDGRSNRCCLHMVQRGGRWPDHRQVLNAILWKLRTGTPWRDLPERCGPWKAAHERLRKWTADGTWDRILAEVVVKDDSIGSFDEAVAAVVSIDSTHVRAHQQAAGARKKGAVHPGSKPSRSRGSASGAPRRMTSKLHLAVDASGSPLAVILTPGQAGDNPQLLPLLDALAALRGSGHEDNRRLNVERVIADKAYTHAPHAKRCGADASKRPFRRRATRSPGAKPRAPPVDGHPPSTPRSIVSATSSSAASTGSNSSAPSPPATPNALPTSARGDPRLHHAAPSMNRATT